From the Tissierellales bacterium genome, one window contains:
- a CDS encoding adenylosuccinate synthase has protein sequence MSGLVVVGSQWGDEGKGKMTDYLTGQADMVVRYQGGNNAGHTVIIGENTYKLHLIPSGIFDTEKLAIIGNGVVVNPKALLDEIAYLKERNISVENLRISDRAHIIMPYHMKLDELKEAKRGASKIGTTHKGIGPCYIDKVERSGIRMCDYYTPALFEEKLRANIKAKNELIVNVYKSEALDEDQIVKEYMGYMEEIKPFIMETSILIDNASKAGKKILFEGAQGTFLDIDYGTYPYVTSSHPISSGVAIGAGVNPFALNKVVGIIKAYTTRVGKGPFPTELLDETGEMLREKGHEFGVTTGRARRCGWLDIVMMKYSHRVNGFTSFALTKLDTLGGFDPIKICVGYEKDGEQIDNFPASLAQLAEYKPVYIEMPGWTDEEMEGAETYEALPQNAKDYIEKIEELTGVPVDIVSVGPKRSETIIRKDVF, from the coding sequence ATGTCTGGGTTAGTTGTAGTAGGATCACAATGGGGCGATGAAGGAAAAGGTAAGATGACCGATTATTTGACAGGACAAGCCGATATGGTTGTTCGTTACCAAGGTGGTAACAATGCAGGTCATACAGTCATCATAGGAGAAAATACATACAAATTACACTTAATTCCATCTGGAATTTTTGATACAGAAAAGTTAGCGATTATAGGAAATGGAGTAGTTGTAAATCCTAAAGCGCTTTTAGATGAAATCGCATATCTAAAAGAAAGAAACATTTCTGTAGAGAACTTGAGAATTAGCGATAGAGCACATATAATAATGCCTTATCACATGAAGCTTGACGAGCTTAAAGAAGCAAAACGTGGAGCATCTAAAATAGGAACAACTCACAAAGGTATAGGACCTTGCTATATAGATAAAGTTGAGCGTTCTGGTATTCGCATGTGTGATTACTATACACCAGCTCTTTTTGAAGAAAAACTTAGAGCGAATATTAAAGCAAAAAACGAATTAATAGTTAATGTATATAAATCAGAAGCATTGGATGAAGATCAAATAGTAAAAGAGTACATGGGTTACATGGAAGAAATTAAGCCATTTATAATGGAAACATCTATACTAATTGACAATGCATCTAAGGCTGGAAAGAAAATACTATTTGAAGGTGCACAGGGAACTTTCTTGGATATAGACTATGGAACATATCCATATGTAACATCATCTCATCCAATTTCATCAGGTGTTGCAATTGGTGCAGGAGTTAACCCATTTGCATTAAATAAAGTAGTTGGAATTATAAAAGCATACACTACTAGAGTTGGAAAAGGTCCATTCCCTACAGAATTATTGGATGAAACTGGAGAAATGCTAAGAGAAAAAGGCCATGAGTTTGGAGTAACAACTGGTAGAGCTAGACGTTGCGGATGGTTAGACATAGTTATGATGAAGTATTCACATAGAGTTAATGGATTTACATCATTTGCACTTACTAAGTTGGATACACTTGGTGGTTTTGATCCAATTAAAATTTGTGTTGGTTATGAAAAAGATGGCGAGCAGATAGACAACTTCCCAGCTAGTTTGGCACAATTGGCAGAGTACAAGCCAGTTTATATTGAGATGCCAGGTTGGACTGATGAGGAAATGGAAGGTGCAGAAACTTATGAAGCTCTTCCACAAAATGCTAAAGATTATATTGAAAAAATAGAAGAATTAACTGGGGTTCCTGTGGATATCGTGTCAGTAGGACCAAAGAGAAGCGAAACTATAATCAGAAAAGATGTTTTTTAA
- a CDS encoding Holliday junction resolvase RecU: MTRWTSLGHRGDHTEDIINMTNEIYEKHGYALMKKIATPIKVTKIANGKIQEGYYEEKSTVDYVGIIQGTAVCFDAKETNHCSLPLQNIHKHQIEYMQKFRAQGGISFILCYFKRFNDFLLIPLETLERFVAIADDGGRKSIPYDVLDKNFSIRFNEDGTLSYIEKIILYMDCLKDDDFKF; the protein is encoded by the coding sequence AGATCATACTGAGGATATTATAAATATGACAAATGAAATATATGAAAAACACGGATATGCCCTTATGAAAAAAATCGCTACTCCAATAAAAGTTACAAAAATCGCTAATGGAAAAATACAAGAAGGGTATTACGAAGAAAAATCAACTGTGGATTATGTCGGAATCATACAAGGTACTGCAGTTTGTTTTGATGCAAAGGAAACTAATCACTGCTCTCTTCCTCTTCAAAATATACACAAACATCAAATAGAATATATGCAAAAATTTAGAGCCCAAGGTGGCATTTCATTTATATTATGTTATTTCAAAAGATTCAATGATTTTTTGCTCATACCACTTGAAACACTTGAGCGTTTCGTAGCTATCGCTGATGATGGTGGACGCAAATCTATTCCATACGATGTACTAGATAAGAATTTCAGCATACGATTCAATGAAGATGGGACTCTATCTTATATAGAAAAAATTATATTGTACATGGATTGTTTAAAAGATGATGATTTTAAATTCTAA